CGCCGACTATCTGCAGTGGTGGCCCGCCGAGTGCGATGTGTCCATCCGGGACGGCTGGTTCTACCACGCCGACCAACAGCCGAAGCCACTTGAGCAGTTGACGGACATCTACTTCCGGTCCGTGGGCCGCAACTCCGTGCTGCTGCTCAACGTCCCGCCGGACACGGACGGTTTGCTGCCCGCGGCAGACGTGGCACGGTTGCGGGAGTTCCGCGAGCGCATCGACCGGGAGCTGCCCGAGGACCTGGTCCGCGGCGCCCGGACCACCGCCGCCCCCGGGCGCCTCACCGTCGACCTCGGCGCGGAGCAGGAGGTGGACCGGATCCGGCTGGCGGAGGACATCCGGCACGGGCAGCAGATCGAGGGGTTCGTCGTCGAAGCCCAGGCGGACGGCGCGTGGTCGCAGGTGGCCGCCGCCGGGACGGTGGGCGCGAGCCGGATCCTGCTGCTGGCGGCGCCGGTACGGGCCCGGCGGTGGCGGGTGCGGGTCACCGTGGCCCGGGCGGCCGTACACCTCGCCGAGTTCGGGCTGTACCGGTCGCGCAACTGACCACGAGAGCCGTCGGCTTCAAGCGGAGGGCTCGTCGGGGCGCACCGCCGCCGTGCTGCCCCGTACCGTAAGACGGGGCACCGGCACGCGCACCGCCCGCGCCGGCCCCCCGTCCAGCAGGGCCGTCAGCTCCCGGGCTGCCGTGCGGCCGAACTCCGCGCTGTCACGGGAGAGCGCGGACAGCCAGGGAGTGACCATGCGGCACAGGGCCGAGTCCTCCCAGGAGACGACCGAGACGTCCGCCGGTACCGCGTAGCCGAGTTCGGCCGCCGCCGACACCCCGGCCACCGCCATCACGTCGTTGTCGTAGATCAGGGCCGTCGGGGGCGGCCCTGCGCGCAGGACCCGGCGGGTCACGGCCGCGCCCTCCGCGTCGGAGTAGTCGGTGGTGACCGAGCGGACCTCGGTCAGGCCACGCCGGTCGGCCTCGGCCCGCAGGGTGCGGACACGGCGCTGGGTGTGGGCGAGGCCCGGCAGGCCGGCGATGTGCACGATCCTGCGGTGGCCCAGCGCCGTCAGCTCGTCGACCACGGAGGCCATCGCGCCCGCGTCGTCCGCCCAGACCGCCGACAGTTCGGGGTGGCGCTCGTCGGGTGCGCCGCCGATCACCACGGCGGGCAGGCCGAGTTCGTCCAGCAGGCCGGGGCGGGGGTCGTCGGCGCGAGGGTCGACCACCAGGACGCCGTCGACCCGGTGCTCCGCCCACCAGCGGCGGTAGACCGCGCATTCGTCGGCCACGTCCTCCACGACCTGGAACAGCAGCCCCAGATGCCGTTCGGCGAGCACCTCCTGGATGCCGGAGACGAGCTGCAGGAAGAACGAGTCGACGCCCAGGGTGTCAGCGGGACGGGCCAGGACGAAGCCGACCGTCGCCGCGCCCTCGCCGGACAGGGCACGGGCGGCCGTGCTGGGACGCCAGCCGAGCTGCTCGGCGACCCGGCGGACCCGCGCGCGGGTGGCCTCGGAGACACCCGGGCGGCCGTTGAGCGCGAAGGAGACGGCGCTCTCGGAGACTCCGGCCCGCCGGGCGATGTCCTTCATCGTGGGCCGGCGTGCGGGGGACCGCTTGGTCGGCACGTTCCTCCCCCCTTCCTGGCAGTGTTCGCTAATGCGCTTGAGTGTCAAGACCCTAAAGCGCATTAGCGAACTCCGGCAAGTTCCCGTACGGAAGTCTCTGACCTGTACTAATGAACCCCCTATTTCTTTAGTTCGGATGACTGCATTGACTTTCTCCGAACGGCGCGGGCAAGGTCTCTGGCACCCCGACAGCCCGACACAGCAAGGGAGCCGTGTCACCGTGCCCATGCCCCGCAGAGCCCTCGCCGCCGCTGTCGTCGCCCTCGTCCTGCCCCTGAGCGCCTGCGGTTCGGGCGGTGACGGCGGCGGCTCGACCGACGCCTCCGGCAAGGTCGAGGGCGACATCAGCTTCCAGACCTGGAACCTGCGCGCGAACTTCAAGTCGTACTTCGACGGGCTCATCGCCGACTTCGAGAAGAAGTACCCCGGTACACATGTGAAATGGGTCGACCAGCCCGCCGAGGGCTATCCCGACAAGCTCAGCGCCGACGCAGGCGGCGGCACCCTGCCCGATGTCGTCAACGTCTCCCCGGACCTGGTCGCCCCCCTCGCCAAGGCCGGACTGGCCCTGGACCTCGCCAAGGCCGCCGGAAAGTACAAGTCCGAGTACCTGGAAGGCGCCTGGGCGAGCCACCAGGTGCCGGGCATGAGCGGCACCTACGCCTTCCCCTGGTACCTGAACACCGGCCCGCTCTTCTACAACAAGGCGCTGTTCGCCAAGGCCGGACTGAACCCCGGCCGGCCGCCGAAGACCTACGACGAACTCTTCGCCGACGCCCTGCAGATGGCGAAGAGGAGCGGCGGCCAGGTCGCCACGCTCGCCAACGTGCCCACCATCGAGGACTTCGGGCGCTACGGCGTCACCCTGATGAACCAGCAGGGCACGGCGTTCGCCTTCAACGACGCCAAGGGAATCGAACTCCTCACCAAGTACAAGGAGTTGTACGACGCGAAGGCCCTCGACCCGCAGGCGCTGACCGCGACCCCCGAGTCCTCCGGCAAGAAGTTCCTCACCGGCGCCGTCGCCATGAACCCCGGCAGCGCCCTCGACCTCGACAACTTCAAGAAGAACGCCCCGAGCCTGTACAGGAACATCGGCATCACCGACCAGATCACCAGCACCGGGCACGTCAACATGTATGTGATGGGCGTGATGGTCAACTCCCGCACCAGGCACACCCCGGCCGCCGTCGCCTTCGCGCACTTCGTCACCGACGCACAGAACCAGATGTCTTTCGCGAAGAAGGTCGCCATCTTCCCGAGCACCGCCGGCTCCCTGAACGACCCGTACTTCACCAAGGAGGACGGCACCGACGAGACCCGGGTGCGCATCGCCGCCGCCAAGTCTCTTAAAAATGCCGTCAATTACACCCCCGTGCTGTTCAGCGACCAGATGAAGACCGCGTTGCGCAACGAGGTGGCCAAGGCGCTCCAGGGCGAGGAGAGCCCCAAGCAGGCCCTCGACAACGCTGTCAACGCCGCCAACCGCCTCCTCCAGCAGGGCTGACCGGCATGGCCGCGACCCTCCGCATCAGGCGCCAGCTCCCCACCAGCCCCTGGCTGTTCGCCACACCCGGGCTGCTCGTCACGGGTGCCTTCGTGCTCTATCCGTTCGTCTCCACCCTGGTGAACTCCTTCACCGACCGCCGCACCCTGCTGCCGGGGCACTTCGTAGGCCTCGCCAACTTCCGCGAACTGCTCCACGACGACATGTTCTGGACCGGCCTGCGCAACAGCACCCTGTACATCCTCGGGGTCGTACCCGCCCTCGTCGTCCTGCCGTTGCTGCTCGCGCTGCTGGTGCAGAAGAACATCCCCGGCATCACCTTCTTCCGCTCCGCCTTCTACACCCCGGTCGTCGCCTCGATCGTGGTCGTCGGGCTGATCTGGGTGTGGCTGCTCGACGAACGCGGACTGGTCAACTCGCTGCTGCAGACCGTGGGGATCGGCCGGATCGGGTTCCTCAGCGACCAGTGGCTGCTTCTGCTGAGCGCGATGGCCGTCACGGTGTGGAAGGGCCTCGGCTACTACATGATCATTTACTTGGCCGCGCTGGCGAACGTGCCCCGCGAGCTGCACGAGGCCGCCGCCGTGGACGGTGCGGGGCCCGTGCGCCGCTTCCTCTCGGTCACCGTGCCCGCCGTGCGCTCCACGATGGTGCTCGTCGCCGCGCTGTCCTCGGTCGCCGCGTTCAAGGTGTTCTCCGAGGTGTATCTGATGGCGGGCCCGGCCGGCGGCCCGGCCGGCGAGGACACCACCCTCGTCATGCTCGTCCAGCGCACCGGCACCGGCCTGACCGGCCGGGTCGGCTACGCCTCCGCGCTCTCGGTCGTCGTGTTCGTCGTCACCGTCGCGCTGATGCTGCTCGTGCTGCGCGCCGACCGCAGGGACGAGTCGTGAGCGTCCTGGAGAAGGTGCGGCCCGAGCCGCCCGGCACGGTGCGGAGGGAGCCGCGCGTCACCGATGAACACGGCCGCCGTGTCCGTGTCGGCGAGCTGGTCTGGCGCTATCTGCTGCTCCTCGCCGTCCTCGCGCTGACCGTCGGGCCGTTCCTCTGGCAGCTGTCCACCTCCCTCAAGGGCCCGACCGAGGACATCTACGGCTCGCCGCCGAGCTTCCTGCCCGCCCATCCGACGCTGCACAACTACACACGGGTCGCCGACACCATCCCCGTCTGGGACTACGCACTCAATTCCCTGAAGGTCGCCACCGCCAACGTCGTCACCAACTGCGTCGGCTCGGCGCTCGCCGGCTACGCCCTGGCCCGGCTGCGCTTCCGCGGCCGGCGCGGGACCACGCTGGTGTTCGTGCTCGCGATGCTCGTACCCGTCGAGGGCATCGTCATCGCCCAGTTCACCACCATGCGCGAACTCGGCCTGAACAACACGCTCGTCGGCGTCGTGCTGCCCGGCGCGATCGGCGCGATGAACGTGCTGCTGATGCGCAACGCCTTCCGCAACCTGCCGTACGAGATCGAGGAGGCGGCCTATGTCGACGGCGCCAACGTCTGGCAGCGGTTCCTGCGCGTCGCGCTGCCGTCGGTGAAGGGCACGGTGGCCGTCGTCGCGATCTTCGCCTTCATGGGTGCCTGGGACGACTTCCTGTGGCCGCTGATCGTGCTCAGCGACCCGTCCAAGTTCACCCTGACCATCGGCCTGAACTATCTGCACGGCACCTTCGCCAACGACGAACGCCTCGTCGCGGCCGGCACCGTGATCGCGGTGGCCCCGCTCATCGCCCTCTTCGCCTGCCTGCAGGGGTACTTCTTCCGAGGCGTCGGCGAGGGCGCCGTCAAGGGCTGAACACCCGTACGTCACAAGGACACTCCATGCCTCCTGCCGTGCGCTTCGGCGTCAACTACACCCCGAGCGACGGGTGGTTCCACCACTGGCTCGACTTCGACCTCGACGCCGTGTGCGCCGACCTCGACGCGATCGCCGCGCTCGGCCTCGACCACATCCGCGTCTTCCCGCTGTGGCCCTACTTCCAGCCCAACCGCACCCTGATCCGCCCGCGCGCCGTCGAGCAGCTCGTCGCCCTCGCCGACGCGGCCGCCGAACGCGGCCTGGACGTCAATGTCGACGGACTGCAAGGCCACTTGAGCAGCTTCGACTTCCTGCCTGCCTGGACCCGGACCTGGCACCGGCGCAACCTCTTCACCGACCCGGAGGTGGTCGAGGGCCAGGCCGCCTACCTGCGCACCCTCGCCGCGGCCCTCGCCGACCGCCCCCACTTCATCGGGATGACCGTCGGCAACGAGGTCAACCAGTTCGCCGCCGGCCCTCACCCCGACCCCGACCGCATCACCACGGGGGAGGCCGAGCGGTGGCTCGTCCGGATGCTGGCCGCCTGCGCCGAGGGCGCCCCGGACCGGCTCCATCTGCACGCCTCCTACGACGCCGCCTGGTACCAGGACGACCAGCCCTTCACCCCCGGCCACTCCGCCCGGCTGGGCGATGTCACCGCCGTGCACTCCTGGGTGTTCAACGGCACCGCCCAGCGTCACGGCCGTACCTCCGTACAGGCCGAGCACCACGCCGCCTATCTCGTCGAGCTGAGCAAGGCCTGGGCGCACGCACCCCACCGGCCGGTGTGGCTGCAGGAGGTCGGCGCGCCCGCACCGCTCGTGCCCGCCGAACACGCCGCAGCGTTCGCCGAGGCCACCGTCACCCATGCCCTCGACTGCCCCGACCTGTGGGGCATCACCTGGTGGTGCTCCTACGACGTCTCGCCCGACCTCGCCGACTTCCCCGAACTCGAGTACGGACTCGGCCTGTTCACCAACGACCGCACACCCAAGGACATCGCCCGCGTGCTGGCCGACGCGGCTCACCGGCCCCATGAGGCTCCCGCCGCGCGCACCACCGCCCTCGTCGTGCCCGACGATCCGGCCCGCCGCTCCCGGTGCGCCCCCGGCGGACCCGTCTACGACGCCTTCTTCCGGCTCGTCGCCGACGGCGCCCGCCCCACCACCGTCCTCGACACCCGCGCGGACGACAAGGACCACCTCGCCGCGCGCGGCATCACCGAAGTCGTCACTCCCGACCAGGTACTCCCCACCCCACACGGAGGCACCCGCTCGTGAACCCCACCAGACGCACGGTCCTCGTCGCCGCCGGAGCGGCCGCCCTGCTCCCGTCCGCTCCGGCCCTGGCAGCCACCCGCCCGAAGACCGGGGCGACCCCGCCGTACGCGTCCTACTGGTACCCGGACTCGCTCCCCTCCGGCACTCCGGGCACCGGCATCACCTGGCGCAGCCTGAAGAGCTGGCGCGCGGCCGACGACGCCGACCTCGCGTTCAACGCCGCGTCCGTGCCGCTCGCCGCACGCTTCACGCCGACCCCCGCGAACACCACCGCCCGCTCCGGCCAGGCCCGTATCCAGGCCCTGGTGTCCTTCGCACCCACCTCGGGCAATCCGTCCCAGGGCTCGGCCACCGCCGACTACTACGCCCTGACCCACTGGGCCTACCTCGACGAGCTGGTCTTCTGGGGCGGCTCGTCCGGCGAGGGCCTGATCCTCGCGCCGAACGCGCCGATCGTGGACGCGGCCCACCGGAACGGCGTCCCGGTGCTCGGGAACATCTTCCTGCCGCCGACGGCGTACGGCGGGCAGCTGCAGTGGACCCGGGATCTGGTGCAGAAGGACGCCTCCGGGCACTGTCCGCTCGCCGCGCAGCTCGTCGCGGTCGCGGCGGCCTACGGCTTCGACGGCTGGTTCGTCAACGCCGAGACGGGCGGCGGGAACACCGCCCTCGGGCAAGCCATGCTCGGTTTCGTCAAGGAGCTGAAGGCGCTCGCGGCGGCCAAGGGACAGCGCGTGACCTGGTACGACGCGATGACCGTGAACGGTACGGTCGGCTGGCAGGGGGCGCTGAACAGCCAGAACCAGGCGTTCTTCCAGGCCGCCGACGCCCTGTTCGTCGACTTCCGGTGGAGCGCGGGCACGCTCGTGTCCTCGGGCACGAAGGCGGACCAACTGGGGCGCAGTCGCTATCAGTTGTGGGCGGGCGTCGACGTCGAGTCGAACGGGTCCGACACGGCCGTGAACTGGGACGCGATCGTGCCGTCCGGGCAGTCGCACATCACCTCGATCGGCTTCTACCGGCCGGAGTGGACCCGCAACCACCTGCCCGCCGACCAGCGCGCCCCCGAGGACTTCCACGCCGCCGACGACCGGTTCTGGACCGGGCGCTCACTGGACCCGTCCCGCCCGGACCCGGGTGATCCCTGGCGGGCGCCGGCGCTGTCGGTCGCGGACCGCTCGACGGTGGCCTCGCTGCCGTTCGCGACCGTGTTCAACACGGGGCACGGGCTGCGCTGGTACGAGGACGGCGCCGTCACCTCGGACACGGCCTGGAACCACCTGGGGCTGCAGGACCGGCTGCCGTCGCGGCGATGGGTGGTGCGCACGGCGGGGGAGCGGCCGGCGGTGACCTTCGACTTCGCCGATGCCTGGCGGGGCGGGAGCAGCGTGCTGGTGGACGGTGCACTGGATCAGCCCGTGGTGGTGGATCTGTATGCGTCCCGGCTGCCGATCGGCGGGAACACGGTGGTCGAGCTGACGTACCGGACCGACGCCGGTGCCGTGCACGTCGAGCCGGCCGTGGCGACGGCCGAGCCGAGCGGGGCCGGGGCGACTCCGCCGTACACGTATCCGGCGGTGACCTCGGTCGGCGAGGGCGTCAACGGCTGGCAGACCGTGACGGTTCCGCTCACCGGGCTGACCGGCACCGTCCACGCCCTCGGAGTGCGGCTCACGGCCACGGCGGGTCCGGTGCGCTGGCGCCTGGGCGGCCTCGCCGTCCGGGACGCCGTCACCGCCCCGGCAGCCCCCTCGGGTGGACGTGTCACCGCCGCGACCGGCGGCGATCTGCGCCTGGCCTGGGACGCCGCCCCCGGCACCGTCCGCCACTACGAGCTGCACCGCCTCCTGCCCGACGGCACCCGGCACTTCCTCGGCGGCACCTGCGAGCGCGCCTTCTTCCTCACCGGCCTGCAACGCGAACAAGGGGAGAGCGCCGCACGGTTCGAACTGCGCGCCGTGGGGGAGCTCTACAACGCCTCGACCCCCGTGACCGTCACTCACACCTGGTAAGCACCGGGAACCGTAAGCACCGGGAACCGTAAGCACCCGGAAACGAAAGCACATGGAACCGTAAGCACCCGGAACCCGCAGGGAGCACCCCGCATGCATGACGACCGCACTCTGGTGGAAGCCCGCCTCAGGCGTGTCCTCGACGAACGCATCCGCCCCGCCGTGTACCCCGAGTCCGTGCCGCTGCGGGTCGCGGTCTGGCACGCGCCCGGCGAGCCCGTACCGGTCGCGGAGGGACTCGCCGCCGAGCAGGAGCCCATCGAGGTCGGCGCCCGGTGGGGGGCTCCCTGGGGCACGAGCTGGTTCCGGGTGACCGGGACCGTGCCCGAGGCGTGGGCCGGGAAGACCGTCGAGGCCCTGCTCGACCTGGGCTTCGACGAGAACATGCCCGGCTTCCAGTGCGAGGGCCTGGTCTACCGGCCCGACGGCACCCCGGTGAAGGGTCTCAACCCGCGCAACCAGTGGGTGCGGATCGGCGCGCCCGCCGAGGGCGGCGAGGAGGTGGTCCTGCACATCGAGGCCGCCTCCAACCCCGTCATCCTCGACTACCACCCCTTCCTGCCCACCCGGCTGGGCGACAAGGAGACGGCCGGCAGCGAGCCCCAGTACACGCTCACCCGCATGGACCTCGCCGTCTTCGACGAGACCGTGTGGCAGCTGGCCATGGACCTGGACGTGCTCGGCGAGCTGATGGCGGAGCTGCCCATGGACTCCGCACGCCGGCACGACATCCTGCGCGCGGTCGAGCGGGCCCTGGACGCCGTCGACCTCCAGGACGTGAACGGTACGGCCGACCGGGCCAGGGAACGGCTCACCGGTGTGCTGTCGGCCCCCGCCGTGCCGTCCGCGCACCGGATCAGCGCCGTCGGGCACGCACACATCGACTCGGCCTGGCTGTGGCCGCTGCGCGAGACGGTCCGCAAGGTGGCCCGTACGACCTCCAACATGACACAACTGATCGAGGACGAACCGGAGTTCGTCTTCGCCATGTCCCAGGCCCAGCAGTGGGTCTGGGTGAAGGAGCACCGGCCCGAGGTGTGGGCGCGGGTGAAGAAGGCCGTCGCGGAGGGGCGGTTCGTGCCGGCCGGCGGGATGTGGGTGGAGTCGGACACCAACATGCCGGGCTCGGAGGCGATGGCCCGTCAGTTCGTGCACGGAAAGCGGTTCTTCCTCGACGAGTTCGGCGTCGAGAACGAGGAGGCGTGGCTGCCCGACACCTTCGGCTTCGCCGCCGGACTGCCGCAGATCATCAAGGCCGCGGGCAGCAAGTGGCTGCTGACCCAGAAGATCTCCTGGTCGCAGACCAACAAGTTCCCGCATCACACCTTCCAGTGGGAGGGCATCGACGGCACCCGGATCTTCACCCACTTCCCGTCCGTCGACACCTACAACTGCTCCATGAAGGGCAGCGAACTCGCCCACGCGGAACGCAACTTCAAGGACAAGGGCCGGGCCCGGCACTCCCTCGCGCCCACCGGCTGGGGCGACGGAGGCGGCGGCACGACCCGCGAGATGGTCGCCAAGGCGGCCCGGCTCCGCGACCTCGAAGGCTCGCCGGCTGTCGTCTGGGAGACACCCCGCGCCTTCTTCCAGAAGGCCGAGGCCGAGTACGCGCAGCCGCCCGTCTGGGTCGGCGAACTGTACCTCGAACTGCACCGCGCCACGCTCACCAGCCAGGCGAAGACCAAGCAGGGCAACCGGCGCAGCGAACACCTCCTGTACGAGGCGGAGTTGTGGGCGGCCACCGCTGCGGTCCGTACCGGATTCCGCTACCCCTACGCGGACCTGGACCGCATCTGGAAGACGGTCCTGCTCCACCAGTTCCACGACATCCTGCCGGGCTCGTCCATCGCCTGGGTGCACCGGGAGGCGCGGGCGGCCTACGAGCGGATCGCCGCGGAACTGAACGAGATCACCGGTGCCGCTCAGCGGGCCCTGG
The genomic region above belongs to Streptomyces sp. CG1 and contains:
- a CDS encoding alpha-mannosidase, with translation MHDDRTLVEARLRRVLDERIRPAVYPESVPLRVAVWHAPGEPVPVAEGLAAEQEPIEVGARWGAPWGTSWFRVTGTVPEAWAGKTVEALLDLGFDENMPGFQCEGLVYRPDGTPVKGLNPRNQWVRIGAPAEGGEEVVLHIEAASNPVILDYHPFLPTRLGDKETAGSEPQYTLTRMDLAVFDETVWQLAMDLDVLGELMAELPMDSARRHDILRAVERALDAVDLQDVNGTADRARERLTGVLSAPAVPSAHRISAVGHAHIDSAWLWPLRETVRKVARTTSNMTQLIEDEPEFVFAMSQAQQWVWVKEHRPEVWARVKKAVAEGRFVPAGGMWVESDTNMPGSEAMARQFVHGKRFFLDEFGVENEEAWLPDTFGFAAGLPQIIKAAGSKWLLTQKISWSQTNKFPHHTFQWEGIDGTRIFTHFPSVDTYNCSMKGSELAHAERNFKDKGRARHSLAPTGWGDGGGGTTREMVAKAARLRDLEGSPAVVWETPRAFFQKAEAEYAQPPVWVGELYLELHRATLTSQAKTKQGNRRSEHLLYEAELWAATAAVRTGFRYPYADLDRIWKTVLLHQFHDILPGSSIAWVHREARAAYERIAAELNEITGAAQRALAGAGDRELVFNAAPHRRAGVRAGGAGAHLLPQGTSLVPRADGGFVLANGLLRAEIDARGLIVSAYDIQADRETVAPGRAAGLLQLHQDFPNMWDAWDVDEFYRNTVTDLTDAESVQAGADGVSVRIARAFGDSRVTQVLSLPPGERRLVIDTEVDWHETEKFLKLAFPLDLHAERYASETQFGHVFRPTHTNTSWEAAKFEACNHRFVHLEEPGWGVSVVNDSTYGHDVTRTVRTDGDRGTTTTVRVSLLRAPRFPDPETDQGVHRFRHALIPGASIADAVREGWRINLPERRLTGAHEAVPLVSVDNDAVIVTAVKLADDGSGDVVVRFHEAYGGRARATLTAGFEVADVTVTDLLERPSGDTEPPQRDGDRITVRLRPFELVTLRLRR
- a CDS encoding carbohydrate ABC transporter permease, producing MSVLEKVRPEPPGTVRREPRVTDEHGRRVRVGELVWRYLLLLAVLALTVGPFLWQLSTSLKGPTEDIYGSPPSFLPAHPTLHNYTRVADTIPVWDYALNSLKVATANVVTNCVGSALAGYALARLRFRGRRGTTLVFVLAMLVPVEGIVIAQFTTMRELGLNNTLVGVVLPGAIGAMNVLLMRNAFRNLPYEIEEAAYVDGANVWQRFLRVALPSVKGTVAVVAIFAFMGAWDDFLWPLIVLSDPSKFTLTIGLNYLHGTFANDERLVAAGTVIAVAPLIALFACLQGYFFRGVGEGAVKG
- a CDS encoding ABC transporter substrate-binding protein, which translates into the protein MPMPRRALAAAVVALVLPLSACGSGGDGGGSTDASGKVEGDISFQTWNLRANFKSYFDGLIADFEKKYPGTHVKWVDQPAEGYPDKLSADAGGGTLPDVVNVSPDLVAPLAKAGLALDLAKAAGKYKSEYLEGAWASHQVPGMSGTYAFPWYLNTGPLFYNKALFAKAGLNPGRPPKTYDELFADALQMAKRSGGQVATLANVPTIEDFGRYGVTLMNQQGTAFAFNDAKGIELLTKYKELYDAKALDPQALTATPESSGKKFLTGAVAMNPGSALDLDNFKKNAPSLYRNIGITDQITSTGHVNMYVMGVMVNSRTRHTPAAVAFAHFVTDAQNQMSFAKKVAIFPSTAGSLNDPYFTKEDGTDETRVRIAAAKSLKNAVNYTPVLFSDQMKTALRNEVAKALQGEESPKQALDNAVNAANRLLQQG
- a CDS encoding LacI family DNA-binding transcriptional regulator, with translation MPTKRSPARRPTMKDIARRAGVSESAVSFALNGRPGVSEATRARVRRVAEQLGWRPSTAARALSGEGAATVGFVLARPADTLGVDSFFLQLVSGIQEVLAERHLGLLFQVVEDVADECAVYRRWWAEHRVDGVLVVDPRADDPRPGLLDELGLPAVVIGGAPDERHPELSAVWADDAGAMASVVDELTALGHRRIVHIAGLPGLAHTQRRVRTLRAEADRRGLTEVRSVTTDYSDAEGAAVTRRVLRAGPPPTALIYDNDVMAVAGVSAAAELGYAVPADVSVVSWEDSALCRMVTPWLSALSRDSAEFGRTAARELTALLDGGPARAVRVPVPRLTVRGSTAAVRPDEPSA
- a CDS encoding carbohydrate ABC transporter permease, with translation MAATLRIRRQLPTSPWLFATPGLLVTGAFVLYPFVSTLVNSFTDRRTLLPGHFVGLANFRELLHDDMFWTGLRNSTLYILGVVPALVVLPLLLALLVQKNIPGITFFRSAFYTPVVASIVVVGLIWVWLLDERGLVNSLLQTVGIGRIGFLSDQWLLLLSAMAVTVWKGLGYYMIIYLAALANVPRELHEAAAVDGAGPVRRFLSVTVPAVRSTMVLVAALSSVAAFKVFSEVYLMAGPAGGPAGEDTTLVMLVQRTGTGLTGRVGYASALSVVVFVVTVALMLLVLRADRRDES
- a CDS encoding glycosyl hydrolase; translation: MPPAVRFGVNYTPSDGWFHHWLDFDLDAVCADLDAIAALGLDHIRVFPLWPYFQPNRTLIRPRAVEQLVALADAAAERGLDVNVDGLQGHLSSFDFLPAWTRTWHRRNLFTDPEVVEGQAAYLRTLAAALADRPHFIGMTVGNEVNQFAAGPHPDPDRITTGEAERWLVRMLAACAEGAPDRLHLHASYDAAWYQDDQPFTPGHSARLGDVTAVHSWVFNGTAQRHGRTSVQAEHHAAYLVELSKAWAHAPHRPVWLQEVGAPAPLVPAEHAAAFAEATVTHALDCPDLWGITWWCSYDVSPDLADFPELEYGLGLFTNDRTPKDIARVLADAAHRPHEAPAARTTALVVPDDPARRSRCAPGGPVYDAFFRLVADGARPTTVLDTRADDKDHLAARGITEVVTPDQVLPTPHGGTRS
- a CDS encoding endo-beta-N-acetylglucosaminidase, whose protein sequence is MNPTRRTVLVAAGAAALLPSAPALAATRPKTGATPPYASYWYPDSLPSGTPGTGITWRSLKSWRAADDADLAFNAASVPLAARFTPTPANTTARSGQARIQALVSFAPTSGNPSQGSATADYYALTHWAYLDELVFWGGSSGEGLILAPNAPIVDAAHRNGVPVLGNIFLPPTAYGGQLQWTRDLVQKDASGHCPLAAQLVAVAAAYGFDGWFVNAETGGGNTALGQAMLGFVKELKALAAAKGQRVTWYDAMTVNGTVGWQGALNSQNQAFFQAADALFVDFRWSAGTLVSSGTKADQLGRSRYQLWAGVDVESNGSDTAVNWDAIVPSGQSHITSIGFYRPEWTRNHLPADQRAPEDFHAADDRFWTGRSLDPSRPDPGDPWRAPALSVADRSTVASLPFATVFNTGHGLRWYEDGAVTSDTAWNHLGLQDRLPSRRWVVRTAGERPAVTFDFADAWRGGSSVLVDGALDQPVVVDLYASRLPIGGNTVVELTYRTDAGAVHVEPAVATAEPSGAGATPPYTYPAVTSVGEGVNGWQTVTVPLTGLTGTVHALGVRLTATAGPVRWRLGGLAVRDAVTAPAAPSGGRVTAATGGDLRLAWDAAPGTVRHYELHRLLPDGTRHFLGGTCERAFFLTGLQREQGESAARFELRAVGELYNASTPVTVTHTW